In one window of Vibrio sp. JC009 DNA:
- the argC gene encoding N-acetyl-gamma-glutamyl-phosphate reductase: MLKTTIIGASGYTGAELALMVTKHPELTLSGLYVSANSVDANKPISQLHGKLAGVVEMPVQPLTNPEQAAKECDIVFLATAHEVSHDLAPVFLKEGCQVFDLSGAYRVQADKFYETFYGFEHKYSELLSSAVYGLAEWNEEEIKKTDMVAVAGCYPTASQLAIKPLIELNFLDLNQWPIINAVSGVTGAGRKATMTNSFCEVSHQPYGLFNHRHQPEIASHLGCDLIFTPHLGNFKRGILATITMKLEKGITEEQVTSAFEKAYKDKPAVRLKYQQMPKVQDVQFTPFCDIGWKVQGEHIIVVSAIDNLLKGASSHAMQCLNIRNGFSPLTSLL, translated from the coding sequence ATGCTAAAAACCACGATTATCGGCGCCAGCGGTTACACGGGGGCAGAACTCGCTCTGATGGTGACCAAACACCCTGAGCTCACGCTATCAGGTTTATACGTTTCCGCCAATAGTGTGGACGCGAATAAGCCAATTAGCCAGCTTCACGGAAAACTGGCTGGTGTTGTTGAAATGCCGGTACAGCCACTGACAAACCCTGAACAAGCCGCGAAAGAGTGCGACATTGTTTTCCTTGCTACAGCACATGAAGTCAGCCACGATCTGGCACCTGTGTTCCTTAAGGAAGGCTGTCAGGTATTTGATCTTTCAGGTGCTTACCGTGTTCAGGCTGACAAGTTTTATGAAACATTTTACGGTTTCGAGCATAAATATTCAGAGCTATTGAGCTCTGCAGTTTATGGTCTTGCTGAGTGGAATGAAGAAGAGATTAAGAAGACCGATATGGTCGCTGTTGCCGGTTGTTATCCGACAGCTTCTCAGCTTGCGATTAAGCCGCTTATCGAGCTTAACTTCCTGGATCTGAACCAGTGGCCGATCATTAACGCGGTAAGTGGCGTAACGGGCGCTGGCCGTAAAGCGACCATGACAAACAGTTTCTGTGAAGTAAGCCATCAGCCATATGGCCTGTTTAACCACAGACATCAGCCGGAAATCGCCTCTCACCTTGGCTGTGATCTTATCTTCACTCCGCACCTTGGCAACTTCAAGCGCGGTATTCTGGCTACTATTACTATGAAGCTGGAAAAAGGCATTACTGAAGAGCAGGTAACCTCAGCATTTGAGAAAGCATATAAGGACAAACCTGCGGTACGTCTTAAGTATCAGCAGATGCCAAAAGTGCAGGACGTACAGTTTACACCTTTCTGCGATATCGGCTGGAAGGTTCAGGGCGAGCACATCATCGTGGTTTCTGCGATTGATAACTTACTGAAAGGTGCATCCAGCCATGCGATGCAGTGTTTAAACATTCGTAACGGCTTCTCGCCGCTTACATCTCTGCTGTGA
- the argB gene encoding acetylglutamate kinase — protein sequence MSNELKPLVVKLGGAALSCSETLSKLFKAIQTYQEQAARELVIVHGGGYLVDDLMKNLQLETVKKDGLRVTPYDQIPVIAGALAGTANKLLQGEAIKNGLNAVGLSLADGGLCQVEELNPELGAVGKASAGDATVAKAILATGALPIISSIGLTKEGQLMNVNADQAAVAVASALDAELVLLSDVSGVLDGKGNLLPNLNQKEADELIAGKVITDGMIVKVQAALEAANDLGRPIEVATWRYPDKLTELFAGKSIGTQFLPQ from the coding sequence ATGAGTAACGAACTAAAACCATTGGTTGTTAAGCTGGGCGGTGCTGCACTTTCATGTTCAGAAACGCTGAGCAAGCTGTTTAAAGCGATCCAGACATACCAGGAGCAGGCGGCACGTGAGCTGGTTATTGTTCACGGTGGTGGTTATCTGGTTGATGACCTGATGAAGAACCTGCAACTGGAAACGGTTAAGAAAGATGGTCTGCGTGTTACCCCTTACGACCAGATCCCTGTGATTGCAGGTGCACTGGCCGGTACAGCAAACAAGCTGCTGCAGGGTGAAGCGATTAAGAACGGTCTTAACGCTGTTGGCCTTTCTCTTGCGGACGGTGGTCTGTGTCAGGTGGAAGAGCTGAACCCTGAGCTGGGTGCAGTTGGTAAAGCATCAGCAGGCGATGCAACTGTTGCAAAAGCGATTCTTGCTACAGGCGCTTTGCCAATTATCAGCTCAATCGGCCTGACAAAAGAAGGCCAGCTGATGAACGTTAACGCTGATCAGGCTGCAGTGGCTGTTGCCAGTGCGCTGGATGCAGAACTGGTTCTGCTTTCTGATGTAAGCGGTGTGCTGGATGGTAAAGGAAACCTTCTGCCGAACCTGAATCAGAAAGAAGCGGATGAACTGATTGCCGGAAAGGTTATTACTGACGGCATGATTGTAAAAGTACAGGCTGCACTGGAAGCAGCAAATGATCTGGGCAGACCTATCGAGGTCGCGACATGGCGTTACCCGGACAAACTAACAGAATTATTTGCAGGCAAGAGCATCGGAACACAGTTCTTACCTCAGTAA
- a CDS encoding argininosuccinate synthase, with protein MSKVEVKKVVCAYSGGLDTSVIIPWLKENYDNCEVVAFVADVGQGEEELEGIEEKAIASGASEVYIADLKEEMVADYIYPTLKTGALYEGKYLLGTSMARPIIAKAQVECARKVGADALAHGCTGKGNDQVRFEGAFAALAPDLHVIAPWREWDLVSREECLDYLAERNIPCTASLTKIYSRDANAWHISTEGGVLEDTWNAPNADCWAWTKSPEEAPNEAEYVTLKVEKGAVVAVDGKDMSPYAALMYLNEKGVEHGVGRIDIVENRLVGMKSRGCYETPGGTIMMEALRAIEQLVLDKSSFEFREELGVKASHLVYDGRWFTPLCKSILAATEELAKDVNGEVVIKLYKGQATATQKRSENSLYSEEFATFGEDEVYDQSHAEGFIRLYSLASRIRTLNEQKK; from the coding sequence ATGAGCAAGGTTGAAGTGAAAAAAGTGGTTTGTGCCTATTCCGGCGGTCTGGATACTTCGGTAATCATTCCGTGGCTGAAAGAGAACTACGACAACTGTGAAGTGGTAGCATTCGTTGCTGATGTTGGTCAGGGCGAAGAAGAGCTGGAAGGCATCGAAGAGAAAGCGATCGCATCAGGTGCATCAGAAGTATACATTGCAGACCTGAAAGAGGAGATGGTAGCGGATTACATCTACCCGACTCTGAAAACTGGTGCTCTATACGAAGGTAAGTACCTGCTGGGTACTTCTATGGCGCGTCCTATCATCGCTAAGGCTCAGGTTGAGTGTGCACGTAAAGTAGGTGCAGATGCACTGGCTCACGGTTGTACCGGTAAAGGTAACGACCAGGTTCGTTTCGAAGGTGCATTCGCAGCACTTGCACCGGATCTGCACGTAATCGCTCCTTGGCGTGAGTGGGATCTTGTTAGCCGTGAAGAGTGTCTGGACTACCTTGCTGAGCGTAACATCCCATGTACTGCTTCTCTGACTAAGATCTACTCTCGTGACGCAAACGCATGGCACATCTCAACTGAAGGTGGCGTTCTGGAAGATACATGGAATGCACCGAACGCTGACTGCTGGGCATGGACTAAGAGTCCTGAAGAAGCGCCAAACGAAGCTGAGTACGTAACTCTTAAAGTAGAAAAAGGCGCAGTAGTTGCAGTTGACGGTAAAGACATGTCACCATACGCAGCGCTTATGTACCTGAACGAAAAAGGTGTTGAGCACGGTGTTGGACGTATTGATATCGTTGAAAACCGTCTTGTTGGTATGAAGTCTCGTGGTTGCTACGAAACTCCGGGCGGCACCATCATGATGGAAGCTCTGCGTGCAATCGAGCAACTTGTTCTTGATAAGAGCTCTTTCGAATTCCGTGAAGAACTGGGTGTGAAAGCTTCTCACCTTGTATACGACGGCCGCTGGTTTACACCGCTGTGTAAATCAATCCTTGCAGCAACTGAAGAATTAGCTAAAGATGTGAACGGTGAAGTGGTTATCAAGCTTTACAAAGGCCAGGCTACAGCAACGCAGAAGCGTTCTGAAAACAGCCTGTACAGCGAAGAGTTCGCAACATTCGGTGAGGACGAAGTTTACGATCAGAGCCATGCGGAAGGATTTATCCGTCTTTACTCGCTGGCAAGCCGGATTCGTACGCTGAACGAGCAGAAGAAGTAG
- the argH gene encoding argininosuccinate lyase, which produces MALWGGRFTQAADTRFKDFNDSLRFDYRLAEQDIVGSIAWSKALLSVKVLNEAEQQKLELALNELKLEVMEDPEQILKSAAEDIHSWVEQQLISKVGDLGKKLHTGRSRNDQVATDLKLWCRQQGQQLLIALDRLQHQMVQVAAEHQGTVLPGYTHLQRAQPVTFAHWCLAYVEMFERDYSRLSDAITRLDTCPLGSGALAGTAYPMDREELAHNLGFRRATRNSLDSVSDRDHVMELMSVASISMLHLSRLAEDMIFYNSGESNFIELADTVTSGSSLMPQKKNPDALELIRGKTGRVYGSLAGMMMTVKALPLAYNKDMQEDKEGLFDALDTWNDCMEMAALCFDGIKVNGERTLEAAKQGYANATELADYLVAKDIPFREAHHIVGVAVVGAIAKGCALEELSIEELKEFSDVIEEDVYDILTIDSCLEKRSALGGVSPQQVGYAIGQAEQRLAKRDTSGIKVRVARLTDIDALEGMVAYWTNMGENLPRSRSEMIRDIGSFAVVETQGEVTGCASLYVYDSGLAEIRSLGIEAGWQRQGQGSAIVQHLVSKAKQMAIKKVFVLTRKPEFFMKHSFIPTSKSLLPEKVLKDCEQCPRIHACDEVALEFDLSEQTIVRTSVA; this is translated from the coding sequence ATGGCATTATGGGGCGGCAGATTTACCCAGGCAGCAGACACACGGTTCAAAGATTTTAACGATTCGTTACGCTTTGACTACCGATTGGCTGAGCAGGACATTGTGGGCTCTATCGCCTGGTCTAAGGCTTTGCTTTCTGTAAAGGTTCTTAACGAAGCTGAGCAGCAGAAGCTGGAACTGGCTCTGAATGAACTGAAGCTGGAAGTGATGGAAGATCCTGAGCAGATCTTAAAATCAGCAGCGGAGGATATTCACAGCTGGGTTGAGCAGCAGCTTATCAGCAAAGTGGGTGACCTTGGTAAAAAGCTTCATACCGGCCGTTCGCGTAATGACCAGGTTGCTACTGACCTTAAGCTTTGGTGCCGCCAGCAGGGACAGCAACTGCTTATCGCTCTTGACCGTCTTCAGCACCAGATGGTGCAGGTAGCGGCTGAGCATCAGGGTACTGTGCTTCCGGGGTATACTCACCTTCAGCGTGCTCAGCCTGTGACCTTTGCTCACTGGTGTCTGGCTTACGTTGAGATGTTTGAGCGTGACTACTCTCGTCTGAGTGATGCTATTACCCGTCTGGATACTTGTCCGCTTGGTTCTGGTGCGCTTGCAGGTACAGCATACCCGATGGACCGTGAAGAGCTGGCGCATAACCTTGGTTTCCGCAGAGCAACGCGTAACAGTCTGGACTCAGTATCCGACCGTGACCACGTTATGGAGCTGATGTCAGTGGCATCTATCTCTATGCTGCACCTTTCCCGTCTTGCAGAAGATATGATCTTCTACAACTCTGGTGAATCTAACTTTATTGAACTGGCAGACACAGTCACTTCAGGTTCTTCTCTGATGCCGCAGAAGAAAAACCCGGATGCACTTGAGCTGATTCGTGGTAAAACCGGTCGTGTTTATGGTTCACTTGCCGGCATGATGATGACAGTTAAGGCTCTGCCTCTTGCATACAACAAAGATATGCAGGAAGACAAAGAAGGTCTGTTCGACGCTCTTGATACCTGGAATGACTGCATGGAAATGGCAGCACTTTGTTTCGATGGCATCAAAGTGAACGGCGAGCGTACGCTTGAAGCGGCTAAGCAGGGCTACGCGAATGCAACAGAACTTGCAGATTACCTTGTTGCTAAAGATATTCCGTTCCGTGAAGCTCACCATATTGTGGGTGTTGCGGTTGTTGGTGCTATCGCTAAAGGTTGTGCACTGGAAGAGCTTTCCATTGAAGAGCTGAAAGAATTCTCGGATGTTATCGAAGAAGATGTGTATGACATTCTGACTATCGACTCCTGTCTTGAGAAGCGCAGCGCGCTTGGTGGCGTATCGCCTCAGCAGGTTGGTTACGCAATTGGTCAGGCAGAGCAGCGTCTTGCTAAGCGTGATACTTCCGGTATCAAGGTTCGTGTTGCAAGACTGACTGATATCGATGCGCTTGAAGGCATGGTGGCTTACTGGACTAACATGGGTGAGAACCTGCCAAGATCCCGCAGTGAAATGATTCGTGATATCGGCTCCTTCGCGGTAGTGGAAACTCAGGGTGAAGTGACCGGTTGTGCATCCCTGTATGTTTACGATTCAGGCCTGGCAGAGATTCGTTCTCTTGGTATCGAAGCTGGTTGGCAGCGACAGGGGCAGGGCAGCGCTATTGTTCAGCACCTTGTTAGCAAAGCTAAGCAGATGGCAATCAAGAAGGTGTTTGTACTGACCCGTAAGCCAGAGTTCTTTATGAAGCACAGCTTTATTCCGACCTCGAAGAGCCTGCTACCAGAGAAAGTACTGAAAGATTGCGAGCAGTGTCCTCGAATCCATGCATGTGATGAAGTTGCACTGGAGTTCGATCTTTCTGAGCAAACGATCGTTCGTACAAGTGTGGCGTAA
- a CDS encoding DUF3624 domain-containing protein, whose protein sequence is MSCKYCNDNWFWKKIGRCKRCMDQLTVLSVLCWVIWWFAFRDNPASVESIALIMSGFAFNGLLFLHLLYKFIVIPYKKKHGMDE, encoded by the coding sequence ATGTCCTGCAAATACTGTAACGACAACTGGTTCTGGAAAAAAATCGGCCGCTGCAAACGCTGTATGGATCAGCTTACCGTGCTTTCAGTACTTTGCTGGGTGATCTGGTGGTTTGCCTTCCGGGATAATCCGGCCAGCGTAGAGTCCATTGCGCTGATTATGTCGGGCTTTGCGTTTAACGGGCTGCTGTTTCTGCACCTGCTATACAAATTTATAGTCATCCCGTACAAAAAGAAGCACGGAATGGACGAATAA
- a CDS encoding co-chaperone GroES has translation MNIRPLHDRVIVERQEVESKSAGGIVLTGSAAEKSTRGTVLAVGKGRILENGTVQPLDVKVGDTVIFAEGYGTKTEKIDGKEVLIMSENDIMAIVE, from the coding sequence ATGAATATTCGTCCGTTACATGACCGTGTTATCGTTGAACGCCAGGAAGTTGAGTCAAAATCTGCTGGTGGCATCGTTCTGACTGGTTCTGCTGCAGAGAAATCAACTCGTGGCACTGTTCTGGCTGTTGGTAAGGGCCGCATCCTTGAGAACGGCACTGTTCAGCCTCTGGACGTTAAAGTTGGCGACACTGTTATCTTTGCAGAAGGCTACGGCACTAAAACTGAAAAGATCGACGGTAAAGAAGTTCTTATCATGTCTGAAAACGACATCATGGCTATCGTTGAATAA
- the groL gene encoding chaperonin GroEL (60 kDa chaperone family; promotes refolding of misfolded polypeptides especially under stressful conditions; forms two stacked rings of heptamers to form a barrel-shaped 14mer; ends can be capped by GroES; misfolded proteins enter the barrel where they are refolded when GroES binds) — protein sequence MAAKDVKFGNDARVKMLEGVNVLADAVKVTLGPKGRNVVLDKSFGAPTITKDGVSVAREIELEDKFQNMGAQMVKEVASQANDAAGDGTTTATVLAQSIVNEGLKAVAAGMNPMDLKRGIDKAVAAAVEELSKLSEDCKDTKAIAQVGTISANSDETVGNIIAEAMEKVGRDGVITVEEGQALHDELDVVEGMQFDRGYLSPYFINNQEAGSVDLENPFILLIDKKVSNIRELLPTLEAVAKASRPLLIIAEDVEGEALATLVVNNMRGIVKAAAVKAPGFGDRRKAMLQDIAILTAGTVISEEVGLELEKVTLEDLGQAKRVTITKENTTIIDGVGEEAMINGRVAQIRQQIEEATSDYDKEKLQERVAKLAGGVAVIKVGAATEVEMKEKKDRVEDALHATRAAVEEGVVAGGGVALIRVASKVAGLEGVNEEQNVGIRVALRAMEAPLRQIVGNAGDEESVVANNVKNGEGSYGYNAATGEYGDMLEMGILDPTKVTRSALQFAASVAGLMITTEAMVSDMPAKDAPAMPDMGGMGGMGGMPGMM from the coding sequence ATGGCTGCTAAAGACGTTAAATTTGGTAACGACGCACGAGTTAAAATGCTGGAAGGTGTAAACGTTCTGGCTGATGCTGTAAAAGTAACACTTGGCCCTAAAGGCCGTAACGTAGTACTGGACAAATCTTTCGGTGCTCCGACTATCACTAAAGATGGTGTATCTGTTGCGCGTGAAATTGAACTTGAAGACAAGTTCCAGAACATGGGCGCACAAATGGTTAAAGAAGTAGCGTCTCAGGCGAACGACGCTGCTGGTGACGGTACAACGACTGCAACTGTACTTGCTCAGTCTATCGTAAACGAAGGCCTTAAAGCGGTTGCTGCGGGTATGAACCCAATGGACCTTAAGCGCGGCATCGACAAAGCGGTTGCTGCTGCTGTTGAAGAGCTAAGCAAGCTTTCAGAAGATTGCAAAGACACAAAGGCTATCGCTCAGGTAGGTACTATCTCTGCAAACTCTGACGAGACTGTTGGTAACATCATTGCTGAAGCAATGGAAAAAGTTGGCCGCGACGGTGTTATCACTGTTGAAGAAGGTCAGGCTCTGCATGATGAACTGGACGTTGTAGAAGGTATGCAGTTTGACCGTGGTTACCTGTCTCCTTACTTCATCAACAACCAGGAAGCTGGCTCTGTTGACCTTGAAAACCCATTCATTCTTCTGATCGACAAGAAAGTTTCTAACATCCGTGAACTTCTTCCGACTCTTGAAGCTGTTGCAAAAGCATCTCGTCCTCTTCTAATCATCGCTGAAGATGTTGAAGGTGAAGCACTGGCAACGCTTGTTGTGAACAACATGCGCGGTATCGTTAAAGCGGCAGCTGTTAAGGCTCCTGGTTTTGGTGACCGTCGTAAAGCAATGCTTCAGGATATCGCTATCCTGACGGCTGGTACTGTTATCTCTGAAGAAGTTGGCCTAGAGCTTGAAAAAGTTACTCTTGAAGACCTTGGTCAGGCGAAGCGCGTAACTATCACTAAAGAAAACACAACTATCATCGATGGTGTGGGTGAAGAAGCGATGATCAACGGCCGCGTTGCTCAGATTCGTCAGCAGATCGAAGAAGCAACTTCAGACTACGACAAAGAGAAACTACAAGAGCGTGTAGCTAAGCTGGCTGGCGGTGTTGCAGTAATCAAAGTTGGCGCAGCAACTGAAGTTGAAATGAAAGAGAAGAAAGACCGCGTAGAAGACGCACTTCACGCAACCCGCGCAGCAGTTGAAGAAGGTGTTGTTGCTGGTGGTGGTGTTGCACTTATCCGCGTTGCTTCCAAAGTTGCTGGCCTTGAAGGCGTAAACGAAGAGCAGAACGTGGGTATCCGCGTAGCACTTCGTGCAATGGAAGCTCCGCTACGTCAGATCGTTGGTAACGCAGGTGACGAAGAGTCTGTAGTTGCAAACAACGTTAAGAACGGTGAAGGCAGCTACGGCTACAACGCAGCAACCGGCGAATACGGTGACATGCTTGAAATGGGTATCCTTGACCCAACTAAAGTAACCCGTTCAGCACTACAGTTCGCAGCATCTGTTGCAGGCCTGATGATCACAACAGAAGCTATGGTTTCAGATATGCCAGCTAAAGACGCTCCTGCAATGCCTGATATGGGCGGCATGGGTGGTATGGGCGGCATGCCAGGCATGATGTGA
- a CDS encoding DUF4160 domain-containing protein: MPEILKRLLGLKFQMRYEDNDFHNRPHIHVSFGEYEASIAIDDIEVLAGFLPPKKRKLAEFYIDKHRDELLLAWDGAVIGQGIGRIN, translated from the coding sequence ATGCCGGAAATACTGAAAAGGCTGTTAGGACTTAAGTTCCAGATGAGATATGAGGATAATGACTTTCATAACCGTCCTCATATTCATGTTTCTTTTGGTGAGTATGAAGCCTCAATTGCCATCGATGATATCGAAGTACTTGCGGGTTTCCTGCCTCCTAAAAAGAGGAAGTTGGCAGAATTTTATATTGATAAGCACCGGGACGAGTTATTGCTGGCATGGGACGGAGCGGTAATCGGACAAGGTATCGGGAGGATCAATTAA
- a CDS encoding transcriptional regulator codes for MLKIVDLDWLSGYLLELEFSDGFKGIVDLEEVFNSEPYKQIQDFSAFSLEGTYLDWDGVELSANILRKMAAGKGHYTDRPCVSASNMEDVLKQAAWDAIVSNRPDIFQAAIKGFVEEYGIQKIQQHTNLKSRPSIYKALSSNKSPKLDTLIQLGHAAFELEFESREISQKG; via the coding sequence ATGCTTAAAATCGTAGATCTTGACTGGTTGTCCGGCTATCTGCTGGAGCTCGAGTTTAGTGATGGCTTTAAAGGTATTGTTGATCTGGAAGAGGTTTTTAATTCTGAACCATATAAGCAGATCCAGGATTTTAGCGCCTTTTCACTTGAAGGTACTTATCTTGACTGGGATGGAGTGGAGCTTTCCGCAAACATTCTTCGAAAAATGGCAGCTGGTAAGGGGCACTACACAGATAGGCCATGTGTCAGCGCCAGCAATATGGAAGACGTGTTAAAACAAGCAGCCTGGGATGCGATAGTTTCCAACCGCCCGGATATTTTTCAGGCCGCAATTAAAGGTTTTGTCGAAGAGTATGGGATTCAGAAAATCCAGCAACACACAAACCTGAAGAGTAGGCCAAGCATCTACAAGGCATTATCTTCGAACAAGTCTCCAAAACTGGATACGCTCATCCAGTTAGGCCATGCTGCATTCGAGTTAGAATTTGAGAGTCGAGAAATTAGTCAGAAAGGCTAG
- a CDS encoding DNA-3-methyladenine glycosylase I — translation MEKFESIYQRAAERKGGEKRLEELLSKPLSSEELAAISNDRWLSAFTMKVFQSGISWSVVRKKWPDFEEAFFGFKIESLLMLSDEQWETKAQNPAIIRHLTKVMSIPANAHMIHSASIQHDSFGQMVANWPKEEITGLWEYLKKNGARLGGNTGPYALRTLGVDTFILSSDVESHLRNIGIIDSGRGTKRALNAANKAFAQWQQESGRSLTEISQTIAFSCGDNRVV, via the coding sequence ATGGAAAAATTCGAATCAATTTACCAAAGAGCTGCCGAGCGTAAAGGGGGAGAAAAGCGCCTTGAGGAATTGCTCAGCAAGCCACTCAGCAGTGAAGAACTGGCAGCCATATCCAACGATCGCTGGCTTTCGGCTTTTACCATGAAAGTGTTTCAGTCGGGTATCTCATGGAGTGTGGTCCGCAAAAAGTGGCCTGACTTTGAAGAGGCATTTTTCGGGTTTAAGATCGAATCATTACTTATGCTGTCGGATGAACAGTGGGAAACCAAAGCACAGAACCCGGCTATCATACGCCACCTGACCAAAGTAATGTCCATCCCGGCCAATGCCCATATGATCCATAGCGCTTCCATTCAACATGATTCATTTGGTCAGATGGTGGCAAACTGGCCGAAAGAGGAGATTACCGGGCTTTGGGAGTACCTGAAAAAGAATGGAGCCCGTCTGGGCGGAAACACAGGTCCATACGCTTTAAGAACTCTGGGAGTCGATACTTTTATACTTTCATCCGATGTTGAATCTCATCTGCGCAATATCGGGATAATTGATTCAGGAAGAGGGACGAAGCGAGCACTGAATGCAGCAAACAAAGCCTTTGCACAGTGGCAACAGGAGTCCGGCCGTTCGCTTACTGAGATTAGCCAGACTATTGCGTTTAGTTGTGGGGATAATCGGGTGGTTTGA
- the crp gene encoding cAMP-activated global transcriptional regulator CRP — protein sequence MVLGKPQTDPTLEWFLSHCHIHKYPSKSTLIHAGEKAETLYYIVKGSVAVLIKDEEGKEMILSYLNQGDFIGELGLFEEDQERTAWVRAKSPCEVAEISFKKFRQLIQVNPDILMRLSAQMASRLQVTSQKVGDLAFLDVTGRIAQTLLNLAKQPDAMTHPDGMQIKITRQEIGQIVGCSRETVGRILKMLEEQNLISAHGKTIVVYGTR from the coding sequence ATGGTTCTAGGTAAACCTCAAACCGATCCAACACTAGAGTGGTTTCTTTCACACTGTCATATTCATAAGTACCCATCAAAGAGTACTCTGATTCATGCTGGTGAAAAGGCTGAAACTCTGTATTACATTGTAAAAGGCTCTGTGGCTGTCCTAATCAAGGATGAAGAAGGTAAGGAAATGATTCTTTCTTATCTGAACCAGGGTGACTTTATTGGTGAACTGGGTCTTTTCGAAGAAGACCAGGAGCGTACAGCATGGGTTCGCGCTAAATCTCCATGTGAAGTAGCAGAAATTTCATTTAAGAAATTCCGTCAGCTAATTCAGGTAAACCCAGACATTCTGATGCGTCTGTCAGCTCAAATGGCAAGCCGCCTTCAGGTAACCAGCCAGAAAGTTGGTGACCTTGCGTTCCTTGACGTTACAGGCCGTATCGCACAAACACTTCTGAACCTGGCTAAGCAACCGGATGCAATGACTCACCCGGACGGCATGCAGATCAAGATCACCCGTCAGGAGATTGGTCAGATTGTTGGCTGTTCACGTGAAACCGTTGGCCGTATCCTGAAGATGCTGGAAGAACAGAATCTGATTTCTGCACACGGTAAAACTATCGTGGTTTACGGTACTCGTTAA